The Cotesia glomerata isolate CgM1 linkage group LG7, MPM_Cglom_v2.3, whole genome shotgun sequence genome segment CAATTCAACTTTGATGTGTAATGgtgaagatttttttaaactttcacAAAATTCTCTGAAGTAATTcctgtaaatttaaaacaattaaacaattctttaaatatttctttaattattttgttttataccagaatttcttttaaaactttgaaaatttagatgataaaaaattcgattttattcaaatagtTTTACAACCtacattttaatgaaaaactaCGAACAAGTATaaagtttgaaaataaaaactcttatTACTTCGATAGAAATTGTCAACTTcccaatcaaaatttttaattctattatgCACAGAGAGGAAGaaatatacttttaataattataaaatattcatgtTCTTAACAtgttaagtataaaaaaaaaaaaaaaaaatagcagtAATTTCTtcttagtaaaatttattatacgcATTTGGTACAGTTACACCGATTATTTCCAATCGTAATCGTAACATAgtcttttacattttatttcaaaataacttAGTCGATTTGCTCAAATAAtcttttaagaattaaatacAAACTCTTATAAGCTtcttcacagaaaaaaaggttcacttgagccaagaaaatgtttttcttcctaattattttcttgagcgaaaaaaaaatttttttttaacacaagcaatttcacttattccaacaaaattaattctcttgctttaagaaatacgtatcttgatccaagaaaatttatttaagtcgaGAGAATCTTgtattgagaaaattcagcctcttgctccaaaaaatttagttcttgatagaagtaaattttcttgtcttgagaaaatttctttcttgctccaaaaaattaaatatctcgatagaagtgaattttcattaatatttttattgcttaacatgtcaaatggaaacatcaaatattattgaatcatttattttcattcaatgTGTATAattacacgctaaaataatataaaatgggtatcaaatattcaagagaaaaattttctcaaagtgagaaaattttttttctcagctgaagtaggtggcgcttcttccctaaagtatctaaaaatcttgatcaaatataaaaatttattgtatcaagtatttatgataatttgaattaagaaaaaattacttccaccaagaataaaatttcaagaaaaatttttacttcggccaacacaacttcggtcttccttcaggcatctgaaaattttcttgagctaagaattttgttctccagtcaagaaatttttttttcagtgttacATTgtgtaacaataaatttttattcataattgatcaaaaataatttataacaatttcaTTTCATAATACCCTTCACTATCttacaaaactaaaaaatttataatttttaatgctacgttttctttgaaatatcaaattttgaagtcaggaattttttttaatcaagaaaattacttCTCCAACGAATAACTTTTTCTTTCTGCACAATTGGGTATTTGTTAGGCGtacaaacatttatttaaataatatatgataAAACATTAGTCAATTAATCTATAGATTAACTGATCGTAACATTGATTAATCGATAATCAGCCGTAACGATAATTACCACTTGAATAATCATACGTCAAAAAGTAAATGTAAACGAAAGGGGGATGAAGTTGATGATCAAAGCTTGGTATAAGAATCAAAAGACCTTGAAAAAGTAACCACGCCTTTAATCCTTACATGCGTTATTATTATAGAATGAACGGAGGACTTTAGAGACTTAAATCTTCAGGTCGTGCCGGTCATGGTCGAGGGGCGATCGTGAGAGCTTAAGGAACACGAGAATAAGAAGAAACATGTCGTCGTCTCAATCGCTCCTAACCGGCAGACAAGGGGGCAGACTGAGCTGACTGGGCCTACTCCCATCCTGAGTCCTGAGAAGTGGTGAGAAGGGTCGCGAAAGTGGGTCGCACTTCTTGTCCGAGTCATTAAGTCTCACCAACAATCAACCCTATCTCTGAACTCACGAGACTCGCCGCTTAAATTGGTATCCAATTATACTATCACATCGATCGACGAGAAagtagaataaattcttgGGTAAAATATCCCAAGaatgacatttaattttttaacttaaactCACTCGATTTATTACGCCGTATGATATAACATATAACCAAATACTTGCAAGTTACACTTTATTATATATGTACTTAAAGTTAAGTATTTTACTAAATATATAAGTGtataacatttaaaatatgttTTCATGGTCGTAAgtcatttcatttttattgctataaattcttttataaatgatacttttcattttttttattaatctcaAGTTTGTTTTcgctaattaaaaattgtcaattaattttatgaaattttcagtcattatAATGTTTAATCAtcaaaacttttattatttttaatttttcgagaaggaaattaaaaaaaataattaaggcaAATTATAATGACACTGACTACAGCAGAtacttcacaatttttttattttattcaaaaaattaattagttatagaaaattattttaaaaaattgtatttatagttttttaaaattccgacttgcaaatttttttttttgtaattcatattttttttaattttaagaattatcaaatctactaaatttattattttaaataattttttattatattattaaaaataaatgcttgtttatttaatttcaaaaaataaattacgcaCATCTAAaattgagaaataaaaatactctTTCAAATACACCGGCTTTTTTTAACTACTTACCACACCGTTGATAGACGGGAACAAGACTCGGCAAAAACAACAATGGTGACAGACATAATTGATGCCACCGGTTTCAAGAGAAGAATATATATCTTATAAACGGTAAAGATTTCAGCGGTGTATTTTTATAGAGTGATAATTTACGCtaattttaaagtgataaaaaaataattcgattaatttatttaatctttaaaaaatatcgttgttgaagaaaaattatttcttcatcattctagtaatttttataaaatttatcatcataattgtaattttggtataataaatatttgaaatccataatttttaactaaaattattttaattttaagttttaattgtcTTTTACATTTCAGTTgaaacataaattaaatttatgaatagtaaattataataaattgacattGAATACTAAAGAAGTTGGTTTAAAATATTCTTCGGCACATTAATCATTAActtcaataaaacaaaattaattagataaaaaataattatgaaacaataaaaaaattattggccataaataaaattaatacactattaataatataaaaaaaaaagtaccgagTAAATTTACAAGCAATAATTCTTCGAATAATGCTGAAAGACTCCGTATACCATACATTACATAAACCATAAATAGCGAcagttattgttttaaaatctCTTCACAATTCGATCTTTTATCTCCGAATGCAGTTGTATTGCatcgaatatttttaaaactgcaTTGCCAAAAGTatctttattgaaatttttcaatgttaaATTCAAACATACTTTTTTAtcttatcatcattattttttatttcccaTGGTAGGCACGAGCACGGCGTAAAACAATAGCCAGCGTAACAGATTTTTTCGAGATTTAATACGTGTATAAAAATCCATTActcgataaaatttatgtgCCCGTCACTCTGGTACCTGAAGAGTTGTACGGACTCACTGCGGTGTAAATTTGCCGGACGCAATTACATTCACCGGCAAAAGGAAACCGAATCGCAATATTTTAAGTATGCCTAAAAAAATAACCTCAAGGGACGTTCGTACAACATCAAACAGAAAATAAACATTCAAAAATTCGGGCGTGGCGACAAGTAGATTGCACAAAAACCGTTTTATAAATTGCTAGAGGACATCAGACATTTATATTAAGTTAAAGCTGATGCTTAAAGTTCATTTCAGCTGTCGGTTATCCTGATCactaacattattttttatgcaaagacccagttattcgCTACGTTTTTGACAATGTATGCAACGTACATACAAATTATCCGGCTGAAAAGTTACGGCCCTTATGTttcttttcattattaaagCACTTTaaattacagtaattttaaattaaattaaaaagcgTTACTAATGTACGCATTTATTACATACaaatacaataattgtataattatattttagcgccgaaatttattattgattttatcgTGTTCGATAatatattatgaaaataattatcgaGTTTTGGCAATTAACATAATTGGACAAATTTTAGTATGATTCTTTTTATCAATGCAACTTTGAGAAGATAATAATTGCAATAATATTATCTtgcttgaaaatttaataaatttaataaatgtaataaatttgtaggacaaaaaagaataaaaatataacaaattatttagtccaggaagatttttattaatgactcaaaattttcagaaataaatagataaattcaTAATAcagatatttaaattataaattaatggtGGTAGTAGAGAGGACCAGCGGCGTAGGCAGTTGGAGCGTGGTAAGCTTGGTAGGCCAAGGGTGCTGCAACTTTAGCGTAAGCTGGAGCGTAGTGAGTGGCGACAGCAGCGGGTGCATGGTAAGCCAAAGGTGCAGCGAATTTAGCGTAAGCTGGAGCGTATGCGATTGGGGCAGCGACTTTGGCAACTGCTGGGGTGGCGTAGTGGGTGGCGTATGCAGCGGGTGCAGCGTATGCAACTGGAGCGGCTTTGACAGCAATGGCAGCTGGTGTTACGTCTTTCACGGCAACTTGAGCGGGTTCTTTGCGGACGACGGCGTTGAATCCGTTGATATCGTCTGCGGTGTAGTCGACAGTTCTGCGTGTTCCGTCAGATTCGAGGAGGCTGTAGCTGCCTTGGACTGAATCTCCGTCACGGGTCTCGTATTGGTTCTTGAAGTCGCCGGTTGTGGAATCCTGGACGTCGTAGCTGAAGCTGTATTGAGGATGAGGGTCGTCTTCAGCGTTGATGGTCTTGGCCAGAACTGGAGCCGCCGCGTAGGCCAGTGGTTGGTGAGCTGGGATGAATCCAGCGTTGGCAGCCGCCAACAGAGCGAACAGGGTTACGAActgaaaaattcatacaaattattggtacttttaattatctatagcTTTAGgcattttctattttttttaaattattgttggtgttatttttaaaaatattggcTTGATGGACATATGTATCtaatgtatgtattttttggtttgtttaattttatttatcaaataattttggCAGCTCGAATCGGCTAACATTGAAATCACCGAAAAGGATTGGagttgtcaaaataattcggaaaataaaattgctatTACTGTTATGTTTCTTCTaaacacacatatatatacttCGTAAAGATGTTTTTGGTGTTCCAAGAACCTCAAGGAACACACTTTAACCAATATACTCGTTTACTTCGATCGGTAATTTCGAATTTaaagttgttaattttttccaggCACGTCCgatcattttaaaatgaattttccgATCTTCCTGTCGCTAGTTTCAACAACATTCAATCTAAAGACCAATACTATAAGCTCTCAATAATTCATAGCAAAGACTATTTGCAATGAGCTTGAGAAAATAATAGAACTCTAAAGATTCAGTTATTGAACTAGCGACGAGACCAAAAATGAATCGGATGTGCCTgcaaaaatgatcagatcaaattaaattaatgaagataattattaactaa includes the following:
- the LOC123268537 gene encoding cuticle protein 21-like, encoding MAFKFVTLFALLAAANAGFIPAHQPLAYAAAPVLAKTINAEDDPHPQYSFSYDVQDSTTGDFKNQYETRDGDSVQGSYSLLESDGTRRTVDYTADDINGFNAVVRKEPAQVAVKDVTPAAIAVKAAPVAYAAPAAYATHYATPAVAKVAAPIAYAPAYAKFAAPLAYHAPAAVATHYAPAYAKVAAPLAYQAYHAPTAYAAGPLYYHH